The region GCGTCCTCCGCTTCGCCGACGCTCAGGTGTGGGTCGCCCCGTTGGCTCCCACCGCTGCGACCGCCGCGGGCTTGGGCTCGACGCCCTGACCGTGGAGATGAGCTTTTGCGATCGCCGCCTCGTTGATCAGTCCGACGAACTGCCCCGCGGCGTCCGTCACGACCAGCTCGGCCACGGCATTCGCGACCATCGTGTCGAGCGCGATACGAAGATCGTCGTCCACCCGGACCGTGGCCGGCGGCCGCATGAAATCGGCGACGTTGGTCAGCGGCAAGAGCGCCGGCTCCGCACGCAGAATGTCGATCTCGTCCCGGGTGATGACCCCCACCACTCCACCCGATGCGTCCAGCACCGCGTACACCTGCTGCGCCGGCGAGCCAGCCAGCAGTTCGAGCACTTTCGCGGCAGGCATCACGGGAACAAAGCTGCAAAACGCGCCGTCTTGTCGCGCTATCTGCCCGACGGTCATGCCCTCCAGCGAGTCCATCACCACCCGGTCGCGCAGCCGCGTGCCATCTTGTTCCAGCAGGGCTTCGTAGATCGGCGTCGGCCGCACCCGGCGCGCGAGAATGTACGCGGTCATGTTGGCGAGCATCAGCGGCAGGATCAGGGAGTAACCCCCGGTCATCTCCACGATGATCAAGACCGAGGTCATCGGCGCACGGATGACCCCCGAGAACACCGCGCCCATGCCCACCAACGCAAACGCGCCGATGGGCTCGGTGTGCCCGAGCAGCAGGTGATCGAGCGAACCCAGCGCACCGCCCAAGGTCCCACCGATGAACAACGACGGCGCGAAGATGCCGCCCGCTCCGCCGCTTGCATACGAGGAGACCGTGGCCACGATCTTCATCACACACAGCACGAGCATGGCCTTGACGGCGAGCTGACCGGTCAGCGCTTGCCCGAGCACCGAGTACCCACCGCCGGTGACACCGGAGACCCCGAGCGTGCCGAAGGTCGCCGCCGCGAGGACGCCCGTCACCAGGCCGCCGACGCCCGGCTGCGCCCACGCCGGAATGCGCGAACGCCGGAACCGCGCCCGCAGGCCCAAGAGTGACTCCGTGAAGAGCAGCGACACACCCGCCGCCGCGACGCCGATGATGGCGTAGATGAGCAGCGACGAGGCGTGGTGCAGACCGTAGTTCTGCGGCACGTGAAAAACCGGGTGCTCACCGAGCACACTGCGCTCGATGACCGCGGCGAGCGCCGCGGCAATGATGACGCCCGAGAGCACGGCCTGGTCGAGATTGCCCACGACCTCCTCGATGGTGAAGGTCACGGCCGCGATCGGCGCGTTGAACGCCGCCGCGATGCCCGCGGCTGCCCCCACCGGGATCAGGCGGCGCAGGCTCTTCGGAGAGACTCCAGTCAGGCGTCCGAGGGTGCTGGCGACGCTCGCGCAGATGAGCACAGTGGGCCCCTCGCGCCCGAGCGACGATCCGGAGCCGATCTGCAGCGCGCTGATGGCGAACTTACCCACCGCGTCCCGCATGCGCAGGCGCCCCCCTTGCACGGCGAAGGCCGCCTTGACCTGCGGGATGCCGCTGCCGCGGGCGTTCGGCACCACCCAGTAGAGCAGCGCTCCGCACACCAGCGAGCCGACTACCGGGATGACGATGGTCCACGCGATCCAGGAGTGTCCGCGGCCGGCCAGCGCGACATCGATGAGATAGCGAGAGAAAACCTGAATCGTCATGTGAAACGCGACGGCGGCGAGCCCACACACGACCCCGATCACCGCCGTTAGCACCACCAGACGCTGGGCCTCGGTCGGCGTGAACTTCAGCTCCGCGCGCAAGAAATACAGTCGCCGCAGCCGAAGCAGCCGGCGCAGCCGCCCCCACAGGCCGACAACGCGGCTCTGGAACTCCGGCCGGGCGGTGCTCTCGGCAGCGGTGTCGGTCTGGGGTCCCGGAGGTTCGTCAGCTTCCACGCCGCGCACCGTAGCACCGCGCAAGCGGTGTCAAGGGCCGATCTCGGCCCGATCGTTTGAGCTCAGAAGATCGGAGGTCAGGCATGGGGCACGCGGCCATCTGGTGTCACAGCAGCACGCCGGCCACACAGGCCACCATGCAGGTGGTCAAGAGGCCGCCGATCATCGCGCGCAGGGCCAGCCGCGACAGGTCGTGGCGGCGTTCGGGGGCGAGCCCGCTGTAGCCGCCAATCTGGATACCGATGCTGCCGAAGTTGGCGAAGCCACACAGGGCGTAGGAGGCGATCAGCCGGCCGCGCTCACTCAGCCACGCCGGATCGCTCTTCAAGGCGGTCGACATGTTCGTGTAAGCGACGAACTCGTTCAGGACGGTTTTTTGACCGAGCAGGCTGCCGACCTTGGTCACGTCTGCGCTCGGCACCCCCATCACCCACGCCAGCGGCGAAAACAGCCAGCCGAGCAGCTGCTCCAGCGACAGCGGACGCCCCAACGCATGAAGGCCGAGCCAGCCCAGGAAGGCATTTACCATGGCCGTGAAGGCCAGGAACACGATCAGCATCGCGCCCACGTTGACCGCGAGCTTGATACCGTCGGTGGCTCCCGAGGCGATCGCGTCGAGCACGTTGACGTTCTCGCTGGGCAGCTCCTTCGGGGCGTGATCCAAGGTCTCCGGCGTCTCGGTCTCCGGCAGCATGAGCTTGGACACGACCAGCGAGGCCGGCGCGCTCATCACGCTGCAGGCGATCAGGTGCCCCGCGATGCCGGGGACGAAGCTGTTCAGCATGGCCACGTACGCCGCCAGCACTCCGCCCGCGGTCGTGGCGAAGCCGGCCACCATGCAGGCCATCAGCTCCGACTGCGTCAGGCGCGCGATGTAAGGGCGGATCACCAAGGGGGCCTCGGTCTGCCCCACGAACACGTCGGCCACGGTGGAGAACGTCTCGGCCCCACTCGTGCCGAGGAACCGAGCCAAGAGATGTGCGGTCTTGCGGATCACCAGCGGCATCACGCGCAGGTGGTAGAGCACCGCCATCAGCGACGAAAAGAACAGGATGGTCGGCAGCACCTGGAACGCGAAGATGAAACCGAAGCTCTTCGGATCCGACACCAGGCTGCCGAACACGAACTCGGCGCCCTTGCGACTGAAGCCGAGCAACCCCTCGACCGCGTCGTTGGCCCAGGCAAATCCCTTGTTGACCGGCGTCCGGAGCACCAAGAACGCAAAACCGATCAGCAGCACCAGACCCCAGCCAACGGTCCGGATACTGACCTGGCGGCGCCGGTCCCCGGGACAAAGGGCGAATGCGAGGGCCATCATCACCAGGATCCCGAAGGCACTGATCAGCCGCTCTTGCATGGGGGCGGCGGGACTATCCGGGGTTTTGCCCGGACTCAAGCGGCGAGCGCGAATGGGACGCAATCTGTGCGCAAGGAGCGACTCCCGCTGATCGCTTGCTGGCAGCGACTTGGCCCCGGGTCGCGCTGGCTGAGACAATTTCCGGGCCATCCGTTCACTCGACAACCGCGGACAAGACCGGCATTTTTAGCCAGGAACCGAAAATGGAGAAGCGTCCCCACGTACTCGGCCTCGTACTGGCGGGAGGAGAAGGCCGGCGCCTCGCTCCCCTCACCCGCGATCGCGCCAAGCCCGCCGTGCCCTTCGGCGCGACCTATCGACTCGTTGATTTTGCGCTCTCGAACCTGGTCAACGCCGGCTACCTGCGCATCGCGGTCCTCACCCAATACAAGAGCCACAGCCTCGACCGCCACATCGCCCAGACCTGGCGCATGTCGCCGTTGTTCGGCAACTTCGTGATGAGCGTTCCGGCGCAGATGCGCATCTCGAAGCGCTGGTTCGAGGGCTCCGCCGACGCCATTTTTCAGAACATGAACCTGATCCGCGACGAGCTCCCAGACTACATCTGTGTGTTCGGCGCCGACCACATCTACCGCATGGACGCCGGGCAGATGGTCGAGGCGCACGTGGAATCCGGCGCCGGCGTCACCGTCGCGGGGATCCGCGTCCCGCGTAACGAGGCCGACCGCTTCGGAGTGATCGAGCCGGACGCAAACGGTCGCATCAAGCGCTTTCGCGAGAAGCCGTCGGACGCCGAGGGGCTGCCCGACGCGCCGGACCAGATCTACGCCTCGATGGGCAACTACGTGTTCTCGCGCCGCACCCTGGAGGCGGCCGTGATCGAGGACGCCAAGAACGCCGAGAGCAACCACGACATGGGCGGCGACATCATCACCATGCTGGTCGAGCGCGGCGAAGCCGCGGTCTACGATTTTGCGACGAACAAGGTGCCTGGATCCACCGACCGCGACCGAGGTTACTGGCGCGACGTCGGGACCCTCGACAGCTATTACGACGCACACCTCGATCTGATCAGCGTCCACCCGATCTTCAACCTGTACAACGAAGACTGGCCCATCCACACCTGGTACGGCTCGCTGCCCCCGGCGAAGTTCGTGTTCGATCAGGACGGTCGCCGCGGCATGGCCATCGACAGCATGGTCAGCGCCGGCACCATCATCGCCGGCGGCTCCGTGCACCGCAGCATTCTGTCGCCAGGGGTGCGCGTCGAACCCGGTTCGGAGATCTCCGACAGTGTGCTGATGCACGAGGTCAAGATCGGCGCCGGCGCCATCGTACGCCGAGCGATCCTGGACAAAAACGTCGAGGTTCCGCCCGGTGCGCGGATCGGCGTGGACGTCGAGGAGGATCGAGCGCGGGGTTTCACCATCAGCGACAACGGCATCGTGGTCGTGGGCAAGGGCGACAACGTGTTGGGCCGGGGCTGACGGTGAACTTGTCCCCACTCCGGGCCGCGCTCGTCACGCGAGAATACCCGCCGGAGGTCTACGGCGGCGCCGGAGTGCACGTCGAATACCTGGCGCGGGAGCTGCGGAAGCTCCTGGACTTGAAGGTTCACTGTTTCGGCGGCGCGCGTCACGCAGCCTCCGTCGAGGCCTACAGCGCGTGGAACGCCCTCGCTGGCCCCGAGCCGCACATGGCGGCCCTACGCACCCTCTCGACCGATCTTGCCGTGGCCCGCGCCCTCGAAGGCGCGCAGCTCGTGCACAGCCACACCTGGTACGCGAATTTCGCGGGGCACCTCGCCAAGCTGCTCTACTCCATCCCCCACGTGATGACCTCCCACAGCCTCGAGCCGCTCCGGCCCTGGAAAGAGGAGCAGCTCGGCGGGGGGTATCGGCTGTCGTGTTTCATCGAGCGCACGGCGATCGAGGCGGCCGATGCGGTGATCGCCGTGTCGAACGGCATGAAGGCGGACATCCTCGCCGGCTACCCGGCAGTGCAACCGGAGCGTGTGCACGTCATCTACAACGGCATCGACCCGAACGAATACCAACCCACGACCGGAACCGACGTGCTCGCGCGTTTTGGTATCGACCCCGCCCAGCCCTACGCCGTGTTCGTCGGTCGGGTGACGAGGCAGAAGGGCGTCGTGCATCTGCTGCGCGCGGCTCGCCACTTCGAACCGGGCACCACGCTGGTGCTGTGCGCCGGGGAGCCGGACACGCCGGAGATCGCGGCCGAGGTGAAGGGGCTCGTGGCAGAGCTCGAAGCACGGGACGAACCTGTGATCTGGATCGAGCAGAAGTTGGCTCGCCAGGAGGTGATCCAGATCTTGTCTCACGCCCGGGTGTTCGTGTGTCCGAGTGTCTACGAGCCGTTTGGCATCGTGAACGTCGAAGCCATGGCCTGTGGTGTGCCGGTCGTTGCGTCGGCGGTCGGGGGTATCCCGGAGATCGTCGTGGACGGCGAGACCGGGTTCTTGGTCCCCTTCGAGGCCGCCCCTGGGTCCTCGGCCGGTCCGAAGGACCCCGAAGCTTTCGCACGCGCGCTGGCGGTCAAGGTCAATGCGCTCGTCGCGGGCACCGAGCGCGCCCGCACGATGGGTAGCGCTGGCCGCAGGCGCGCCCTCGCGGAGTTCAGCTGGACCGAGGTCGCGAAACGCACCGCCGAGCTCTATTTCTCGCTGACCGAGCGCTGAGCATCCCCCTCGACGGGACCGCCGGTTCCGGGCATCATTCCTTGACTTGTCCCAGGCCGACGAAGATTCCATGGACCTGTTCGATGAGCCGTCGGAGGACGAGCGGACGGCGGTCGTCCACCTCGGCGACCTGAAGCGTTCTTCACTGCCCGCCAAGCCCGATCGACACATCCTGGTGCGCATGGACAGCGCCAACGTCGGCCAGGTCTTTCCGCTCGACTCTCAGGAGTTCTCCCTGGGCCGCCACACCCAGTCCACCATCGTGCTCACCGACGACGGCGTCAGCCGCAAACACGCCCGCGTCGTGCGCGATGGTGAGCGCTACGTGCTGGAAGACCTGGGCAGCGCCAACGGCACGTTCCTCCGCGGCACCAAGATCGACCGCCACCCGCTGAAGGACGGCGACGTGTTCCAGCTCGGCCCGACGGTGATGTTCCGCTACACGTACACGGACGCGAGCCAAGAGCGCATGCTCAACAAGCTCTACGAGGCGTCGGTGCGCGACTCGCTGACGGGCTGTTACAACCGTGAGCACTTCGAGGAGCGGCTCAAGGTCGAGGTGGCCTACGCTCGCCGCCACAACACCGTGGTGTCGCTCGTGATGTTCGACCTCGACCACTTCAAGAAGATCAACGACACCTATGGGCACCCCGCCGGCGACGCCGCGCTCATCTACGTGTCGGAGCGGGTCAGCGGAGGGCTGCGTACCGAGGACGTTTTTGCCCGCTACGGCGGCGAAGAGTTCGCGGTCATCTTGCGCGGCATCGACCTCGAGGGCTCGCGCAAGGTCGGTGACCGCATGCGCTCCATCGTCGCCGCCACGCCGGTGAAGTTCGAGGACAAGACCTTCGTGGTGACGATGAGCGTCGGCTGCTCGACCCTGGCCGATTGCCCCGATCCTTCCACGACCGCGCTGGTCGCCATCGCCGATCGGCGGCTCTACGCCGCCAAACACGGCGGTCGCAACCGGGTCGTCGCCGAGGGCTGACCGGGGCTATCAGTCACCGGGGCGACTGCGCGGCCCGCGTTCGTCGCTCCACACGTCGAGGCGCCGCAGGTCCTCCCAGACCTGACCCGGCGAGGTGTAGCGGTACTGTTCGTGCCGCCGCAGCATGACGCTGGTGATCTGCCCAATCGGCGTGCCCAGCGCCGCTGCTCGAGCCCGCGGCGCCCCCTCTTTGATCTGGTGCATGACCTCGTCGTAACCCGCGGAAAATTCGATCGGATACTCTCCGGTGTGCATCGCAAACATCAACATGCCGAGCTGGTACAGGTCACTCTGTTTGGTCGTGTAACCGCTGGCCAGCACCTCGGGCGCCATGATGCGGTGATGCACGACCGTCGGGCGCACCGCGTGCTGCCCGTACATTTCTTGAGCGATGCCGAGATCGCTGATCTTGCAAGTCAGCTTCTCACCCTGCACGACCAGGATGTTGCCGGCGTGCAGATCGTTGTGCACGAGCTCGTTGTCAGCCAGGTACTGCACGGCAAACAGCAGCTGCCGCATCATCTCCACTACCAGTCGGTCCGTGAAGGGTGTGCCAATCATGTCCTCGAGGGCGTGGTCACAGCGCTCGAGAACCAGATAGAAGAGCCCACCGGCCTCGAAGAAGTCGAAGACGTACACGATGTTCGGGTGGCGCAGCCGATACAGGCGCTCCGCCTCACGCATCCACTCCTCGCGCACGTCGGCGTAGGCGCGGTTGGCCGGCTGGAACACCTTGAGCGCAAACTGCTGATCGAACGGCCCCACACACTCGAACACGGCACCAAAGGAGCCATCCCCGATCAGGTTACCGATCAGATAATTGAAGCCCCGGGGCGAACGGACGACCCCTCCGGTCATCGGGAAGGCCAGCGAGCCACTCATGAACTGCGTCACGAAATTACCTAGTTTTACGACGTCGCTTGCCTCAGCGCCCAATCTTCGCTAATAGCCCGCCCTCCTGTTATGTCCAACCGTGCACTTTGGAACGTCCGCAAGCGCCATGTGTGGCTGAGCACACCGCTGAAGAAGAAGCGCCTCACCCTCCGCAAGCGCCTCCGCATCGGCTTGGAGCAGGCGCTGGAGCGCAAGCGCGCAAAAGAAGCAAAGCCGGACGAGCCGCAGCCCGCCGACTGAGTCAGGCGCCGCTCTCGCCCCCCTCCCCGTCCCAGGCGGCGGCCCAGGTCATGGTGCGCGTCGATCGCGCAAAGCCCAGACGGCCGTCTCGCCCGATCAGGATCAGGCCGCCCGTCGAGCCCACGCGGGTGGAAAGCTCGACGATGGCGTTCTCCGCGACGTGTCTTGGAGCCTCGCCTTGGCGAAGGGCCCAGACCGCCGCCGAGCACATCGCCACGCGCAGGATCCCCTCCCCGTGTCCCGTCGCACTCGCAGCCCCACCGCGGTCGTCCGCGT is a window of Myxococcales bacterium DNA encoding:
- a CDS encoding serine/threonine protein kinase, yielding MTGGVVRSPRGFNYLIGNLIGDGSFGAVFECVGPFDQQFALKVFQPANRAYADVREEWMREAERLYRLRHPNIVYVFDFFEAGGLFYLVLERCDHALEDMIGTPFTDRLVVEMMRQLLFAVQYLADNELVHNDLHAGNILVVQGEKLTCKISDLGIAQEMYGQHAVRPTVVHHRIMAPEVLASGYTTKQSDLYQLGMLMFAMHTGEYPIEFSAGYDEVMHQIKEGAPRARAAALGTPIGQITSVMLRRHEQYRYTSPGQVWEDLRRLDVWSDERGPRSRPGD
- a CDS encoding chloride channel protein, whose product is MEADEPPGPQTDTAAESTARPEFQSRVVGLWGRLRRLLRLRRLYFLRAELKFTPTEAQRLVVLTAVIGVVCGLAAVAFHMTIQVFSRYLIDVALAGRGHSWIAWTIVIPVVGSLVCGALLYWVVPNARGSGIPQVKAAFAVQGGRLRMRDAVGKFAISALQIGSGSSLGREGPTVLICASVASTLGRLTGVSPKSLRRLIPVGAAAGIAAAFNAPIAAVTFTIEEVVGNLDQAVLSGVIIAAALAAVIERSVLGEHPVFHVPQNYGLHHASSLLIYAIIGVAAAGVSLLFTESLLGLRARFRRSRIPAWAQPGVGGLVTGVLAAATFGTLGVSGVTGGGYSVLGQALTGQLAVKAMLVLCVMKIVATVSSYASGGAGGIFAPSLFIGGTLGGALGSLDHLLLGHTEPIGAFALVGMGAVFSGVIRAPMTSVLIIVEMTGGYSLILPLMLANMTAYILARRVRPTPIYEALLEQDGTRLRDRVVMDSLEGMTVGQIARQDGAFCSFVPVMPAAKVLELLAGSPAQQVYAVLDASGGVVGVITRDEIDILRAEPALLPLTNVADFMRPPATVRVDDDLRIALDTMVANAVAELVVTDAAGQFVGLINEAAIAKAHLHGQGVEPKPAAVAAVGANGATHT
- a CDS encoding NupC/NupG family nucleoside CNT transporter — its product is MQERLISAFGILVMMALAFALCPGDRRRQVSIRTVGWGLVLLIGFAFLVLRTPVNKGFAWANDAVEGLLGFSRKGAEFVFGSLVSDPKSFGFIFAFQVLPTILFFSSLMAVLYHLRVMPLVIRKTAHLLARFLGTSGAETFSTVADVFVGQTEAPLVIRPYIARLTQSELMACMVAGFATTAGGVLAAYVAMLNSFVPGIAGHLIACSVMSAPASLVVSKLMLPETETPETLDHAPKELPSENVNVLDAIASGATDGIKLAVNVGAMLIVFLAFTAMVNAFLGWLGLHALGRPLSLEQLLGWLFSPLAWVMGVPSADVTKVGSLLGQKTVLNEFVAYTNMSTALKSDPAWLSERGRLIASYALCGFANFGSIGIQIGGYSGLAPERRHDLSRLALRAMIGGLLTTCMVACVAGVLL
- the glgC gene encoding glucose-1-phosphate adenylyltransferase; translated protein: MEKRPHVLGLVLAGGEGRRLAPLTRDRAKPAVPFGATYRLVDFALSNLVNAGYLRIAVLTQYKSHSLDRHIAQTWRMSPLFGNFVMSVPAQMRISKRWFEGSADAIFQNMNLIRDELPDYICVFGADHIYRMDAGQMVEAHVESGAGVTVAGIRVPRNEADRFGVIEPDANGRIKRFREKPSDAEGLPDAPDQIYASMGNYVFSRRTLEAAVIEDAKNAESNHDMGGDIITMLVERGEAAVYDFATNKVPGSTDRDRGYWRDVGTLDSYYDAHLDLISVHPIFNLYNEDWPIHTWYGSLPPAKFVFDQDGRRGMAIDSMVSAGTIIAGGSVHRSILSPGVRVEPGSEISDSVLMHEVKIGAGAIVRRAILDKNVEVPPGARIGVDVEEDRARGFTISDNGIVVVGKGDNVLGRG
- a CDS encoding diguanylate cyclase, yielding MDLFDEPSEDERTAVVHLGDLKRSSLPAKPDRHILVRMDSANVGQVFPLDSQEFSLGRHTQSTIVLTDDGVSRKHARVVRDGERYVLEDLGSANGTFLRGTKIDRHPLKDGDVFQLGPTVMFRYTYTDASQERMLNKLYEASVRDSLTGCYNREHFEERLKVEVAYARRHNTVVSLVMFDLDHFKKINDTYGHPAGDAALIYVSERVSGGLRTEDVFARYGGEEFAVILRGIDLEGSRKVGDRMRSIVAATPVKFEDKTFVVTMSVGCSTLADCPDPSTTALVAIADRRLYAAKHGGRNRVVAEG
- the glgA gene encoding glycogen synthase, whose protein sequence is MSPLRAALVTREYPPEVYGGAGVHVEYLARELRKLLDLKVHCFGGARHAASVEAYSAWNALAGPEPHMAALRTLSTDLAVARALEGAQLVHSHTWYANFAGHLAKLLYSIPHVMTSHSLEPLRPWKEEQLGGGYRLSCFIERTAIEAADAVIAVSNGMKADILAGYPAVQPERVHVIYNGIDPNEYQPTTGTDVLARFGIDPAQPYAVFVGRVTRQKGVVHLLRAARHFEPGTTLVLCAGEPDTPEIAAEVKGLVAELEARDEPVIWIEQKLARQEVIQILSHARVFVCPSVYEPFGIVNVEAMACGVPVVASAVGGIPEIVVDGETGFLVPFEAAPGSSAGPKDPEAFARALAVKVNALVAGTERARTMGSAGRRRALAEFSWTEVAKRTAELYFSLTER